GCCGAATTTGATGATGACGGCGGCGTAGTGCAGGCGACGCGGCTGGTCAAACATGGTCGGCCTGAGTCTCCACCAGCATCTTTCGCAACTCTTCAGCCTCGTCCGGAGTCAAACCCGGAATCTCGCCCACCGAGCCGTGAGCTCCCGCCACGTAAAGATGGACATGAACCAGACCGAACTTACGGGCGATCGGGCCCGACGTGATGTCGACGTGCTGGACGCGGTCCCTGGGTACGAAGCGCTGGATTTGGTTCCAGATGCCGTGGCGAAGGATGACCTCTTGATCCGTGATTTCGTACCGCCAGACCTCCCATTGCCGTTTGACCAGGCTGGCCGAAAGGACTCCGATTCCAAGCCAAAACAACGGCATCGCAATGGGAAACGACCAGGGGAGGATGTCGCCTTTGATCAGCCCCCACTCGACCGCCGACGTGATGACGGCGATGATGGCGTAGGAGATGAGATTCGAGAAAAGCCACACCTTACGAATAGCGGGGTGGATTGGCTGAGGGCCGTTGGTGGTTTGGCGTGGCGTTGGCGATTCCATTGGTTCGACCAATAATCAGGACGGGGAGTCCGCCCTGTTCGTTGCGTTAGTCGAACCTAAAGACGGGCTACTCGGGCAGCTTGAACGTCATCAGGAGGATTCGTTTCCCCTTGTCCTCGAAGCTCTTAGGGCGCTTGCCGTCGAGGCCGTAGCAGATCGTCAAGACCTTATCTTCGAGCTTGTAGATCGTAGGAATGGTCTTGCCCTTATTCGGTCCTTCGGTGCCAATGATGTCCATCGCCAACGGTTTGGAGTCTTTGATCTCCTTGAGCTTGCCGACGTCGTGGCCGTGCCCCTCGTCGTAGTCGTAGGTGTCGTCCTTGATGATCAGGACCATTTTGTCGAGAAGGGATTTCGGGAGGGAAAAATCGCCGAGTTGCCCTGCGGTGGCTTTCCATGTGCCCTGGATTTTCTTCAGATCGGCTTGGGCCGAGACGGCGAGAGCAAGGCTAATGAGGGTGATAAGGATCGATTTCATGATTCTTTTCGGAGGGGTCGAACGGGGACACAGCAATCCAGATCGAGGATGCTCCAGCCCTGGGAGTCGTCGGAATTTCGAAAGATCTCCATGCTGGGAGCGTCGGTTGGCTCATAGCCGCTATCGGGGAGCCAGTGGGCGAACAGATGAGTCCAGCCGCGATGAACCTTGTGAATGTCGCCGTGGCAATGGAGCATGGCACAGCGTTGGCTGGCGACCGTCGCGTACGAGAGTTCATCGGTTTCGGCGAAGCCGCTCGGGACCTCCATGCAGAGGTCGAGGCGGTAGCGTGAAACAGGAACGAATTCGGGATTATCGGGAGAGATGGTGGCGAGTCTCGCGCCTGGATAGATCCCCTTGGACCTGCCCCAAGTGAGGAGTCGATCTAATCCAGACAAGAGGCGGTCGGGTTGGAAGCCGCCGATGACGCGCACGTAGGCGAATCGTATTGCTGGCAGTTCCTCGACCCTCACCACAAAATGATCTCCTGATTCTTTCGAACCAGTACTACCATAGCCTCGGTTCGCGAGAATGTCTTGTCTAATCTTGCTATCTTCGCCGGCCCGGCCCTTTCGATGCTGGCTTGGTGGGTAACCATAGACCTCGCGGAAGGCGCGGGTGAAGTCGGACGACTGGGCGAATCCGCAGTCCAGGGCAATGTCGGTGAGGGTGGGACGGGACGGCGTCTCCATCTGCGTGAGAGCCTTTTGCAGGCGCAGACGCCGGACAAAGACGCTTGGAGTTTCGCCGGTGTACTCCTTGAAAATGCGGTGGAAGTGGAAGGGCGAAAAGTGGGCTAGATCGGCCAGGGTTTCGAGGGGTAAGGCTTGGTCGAAGTGGCTTTCGATGTGGTCGATGACGGCGTTCAGCCGCCGCTCGTAGACGTGGCGGGAGGACTCCATTTACCTTTCGTAGAGCGGAGTGCTGTCTTCGAATCGAGGCCCATTTTCGTCGCAGACCGCGAAGCGGGAGCGACCGGCCATGTGGACTCCAGCGTGGCGACCTTTGGCATCCAGCACATAAAAGTTGAGCCCGAAATTGGGGCGGCCCTGGTCGTTGAGGAGGCGCTTCTCGATCGTGTTTTGCGAGACCCGCTTGAGGGCGGTTAAGCCTGCGTCTTTGGGGTGAGCGCCGCGGCGCATTTCTTCGACGATGAGGTAGGAGCAGAGTCCGTAGAGATTGGCTTCGCCTCGCCCGGTGGAACCGGCAGCGCCGACGTCGCCGTCGACATAAAGGCCCGCGCCGAGGATTGGCGAGTCGCCGACCCGGCCAGGAATCTTGAACGCAAGTCCGCTGGTGGTGGTGACGCCGCAGATTTCGCCTTTGCTATTGATGCCATTGCAGTTGATGGTGCCCCATAGGTGCTCGGGGTCGATCATTCCCTCGGCCACGAGTTCGAGGGCCACGCGCAAGGATTCGCCGCCGCGCTTCTTGGGGTCCAAGTAGTGCTCGGGGTCGAGTCGGCGCTTCCATTCCAGCCAGATTTGGCGGCTTCGCTCGGTGTTGAGGTCGGGTTCGATGGTCATGCCCATATTGCGGGCGAACTCGGTCGCGCCCTTGCCGACGATGAGGTGGTGATCGGTCGAGCTTGCGACCATTTGCGCGACCTTGGATGGGGTCTTCACGCCTTCGATGCAGGCTACGCCGCCCGCCCATTTGCGCGGCCCGTGCATGCAACACGAATCGAGTTGGACCACGCCGTCCGCGTTGGGAATGCCACCGTAGCCAACGCTGGTATCGGTGGGGTCGAGCTCGACGATATTGACGCCGGCAATGAGGGCGTCGAGGACGTCGGAGCCCCCGGTGATCATGCGAAACGCGCGCTGGACACAGGTTTCGTCACCGCCGTTCTTATCCGAATTGCCGTTGCCGCTGGCGATGACCAGCGGCTTGATCTCGGACGGCTGGTAAACGAAGGGCATTCCTTTGACGATGGGCGCGGCGGCGATGGCGGCGGCAGAGGTCAGGACTTGGCGGCGGGTCGGCATGCGGGAATTCTACACCTCGAATCAGGATTTCGGAACCGAGATTGTTTGGCCGAAAAGCCAAGTATCATGGCTACTAGAGAGCCGCCCGATGTCCATTCGCCCCGTTCAGAAAATCGTCAAAGCCAAACCAACGCTGGAGGGCGCGGGGGTTCATCTTCGCCGCGCCTTCGGGTTCGAGAATCCGAGCGAATTCGATCCATTTTTGCTTCTGGACGACTTTCGCAATGATATTCCTGAAGACTACTTGGCGGGGTTCCCTTGGCACCCGCACCGGGGAATCGAGACGATCACCTACGTGTTGGCGGGGTCGGTGGAGCACGCCGACAGTCTGGGCAACAACGGGGTGATTTCGCCGGGCGATGTGCAATGGATGACGGCGGGGCAAGGCATCATTCACCAAGAAATGCCGATGGGCGATCAACTTGGACAGATGCACGGCTTTCAGCTTTGGGCGAACCTTCCGTCGTCGCTGAAGATGACTGCGCCGAGGTATCAGGAGATTCAATCGCAGGAGATCGCGTCGATGATCGACGACGATGGGACCCATGTTCGGATCATCTGCGGCGAGTTTTGGGGCAAGCGAGGACCGGTCGATGGCATCGCGGCCGATCCGATCTATCTGGATGTGTCGGTACCGCCCGGAAAGCGGAAGGTCTTGCCGATGGACACCCGGCGACAGGCGTTTGCCTACGTGTTTGCGGGATCGGGGCACTTCAGCAATGCGTCGGCTCCGCTAGCGGTTCCGACGGAGGGGACCCAATGGCTGGAGACGAGCGCTCCGCCGACCGAGGCGGACAACCGAACCTTGATCCTGTTTTCCAGTGGGGATGAGGTGGAGGTTCAGGCGGGCGAAGTAGGGATTCGGTTCTTGCTGATTTCTGGGAAGCCGTTGCAGGAGCCGGTCGCATGGTACGGGCCGATCGTGATGAACACGCAGGAAGAGCTTCAGCAGGCGTTTTCGGAGTTGCGAGAAGGCACGTTTTTGAATCATTGATGCCTGGGGTTGAGTCATTTTGACTCCCCTCCGGTTCACTTCGTTTACCGACTCCCCGCTGGGGCGTAGCTTGGTCTTACCCGTGGCGGAAGATGGACCTTTGACTGAGGCTTGGACCGTCGATGACGGGGCCGTCGGGTGTCCATTGAATGGGGTCGATGCGCATGAGGCGGGCGGATCGGTCGGGGTTCCAGGCGTGGTAAACGGCGACGAGGGTTTGGTTATCGGGGCCGAGGACGATGGAGTTGTGACCCGGGCCTTCGATTTTTCCGGGGATGGTTCGCAGGACTCGGGGGCGGTCCTGGGTGGTGTTGGTGTACGGCCCGAGCGGGTGGTCGGCAGAGACAAAGTCGACCCCATAGGTCTCGTTTTGCCAGTTACCGCCGCTGTAGAAAACGTAGATTCGCCCCTCGTGCCGCACGACGCTGGGGCCTTCGAGGGTGTGCCAGTCGAGCGTTTGGCCGTAGATCGGACGGTTTGATTGGTAGCGTTGCCAGTCGCTGGTGGCGCGGGCCACGACGACGGGCTGACCGGCGAGTTGGGTTGGCGAGATCATGCGATCGACCACCAATGAGGTGCCGGGGCGGTCGCCATCGAGGAAGTCGGTTGCGTAATAGAGGTAGTGATTGCCGTCGGTGTGGAGGAAGATGTGGGGGTCGATGGCGAAGGGGATTTGGGGGTCGGTGAGTTGGCCTTGGTCGCGATAAGGGCCTTCGGGCGACGGCGCGGTGGCGACCCGAATCTGGTGGTTTTTGTCGCCTTGGCCAACCGAGTAGACCATGTAGTAGGTTCCATTGATTTCGGTGATCTCGGGAGCCCAGTAGCAACCGTCCTCGAATCCTTCGGGTTTGATGAGGGCGAGGCCAAGCGAGGTCCAGTTGACCAGGTTTTCGGAGCGGAGGAGTTGGAACACGCGGTTGTCGTCGGTGATGGCACCTCCGGTGCCGACCGCATAGAAAAATGGTCCAAAATGGCACGCAAATGGGTCGGCGAAGTAGCTTTCAAAGACCGGATTTGTATAGCTAATCTCCGATTTAGTCTCGATATTTGGGGTCAAAACATCGGCCATTGCGGTTGTTTGAGGGAGTAGAGGCGAAATTTCTTTCGAAATCATCGCTTATCTGTGATAATATAGCACAGTAACTAAGCAAAGGCGCTGGTTTCGCTTCGCTTAGTGGAGATTTCGATCACCGATGAGGAATAGAATCGACTCGCACTATCTGCACGTCAATGGGGGCGCGGGGGCCGAGGTGTTTAAGGCACTGGGCTCTGAGACCCGTCTTGAAATCCTCTCTCTACTAGTTTCGGGCGATCGCAACATCAACGAGATTTGCCTTCATTTGAACCTATCGCAACCCACGATCAGCAAACATATGCAGATTTTGGAGCAGGTTGGCCTCGTGGTGAGCGAGTACTTGCCGGGGACGCAAGGCATGCAGAAACGATGCCGTCTTCGCTACGACCAGATGATCGTTTCGTTTGAGAGTTCGGCCGAGGTCGAGGAGCGGGTGGAAGAAGTTTCCATGCCGGTTGGCCTATATAGTGTGGCGGAGGCGATGCCGCAGTGCGGTTTGGCGAACCGCGAGAAGATCATCGGATTCCTCGATGTTCCGCAAGCGTTTTTGGACCCCGAGCGGGCCACGGCCGAAATTCTTTGGATGGCGGGCGGGTACGTCGAATACATCTTTCCAAACTCTCTTCCGGCGGCGGTCGAGATTCTTCGCATGGAATTCATCTGCGAAGCCTGCTCGGAAGCGCCGAATTACAACCACGATTGGCCCTCGGACATCACGCTGTGGGTCAACGACACCGAGGTTGGCACGTGGACCTCGCCGGGCGACTTTGGCGCGAAGCGCGGCGCGCTAAACCCGTCGTGGTGGATCGACCACATGACGCAGTACGGCGCGCTGAAGATTTGGTCCATCGACCGCGAGGGCTCGTCGCTGGACGGCAATCCGGTTTCCGGCATCACCTTGGCCCAGGCGAACGTTCGACCCAACCAGCCGGTGCGAATCCGCGTCGGGGTGAAGCGCGACGCCGTCCATCGAGGCGGCTTCAACCTGTTTGGCAAGGGATTTGGCAACTATGCGCAGGACCTGGTTCTGCGGCTTCACTACGTGATGAACCCGACCGAGGCAGCCGATCGCCCGGTCCTCAAACGATCTTTCAATCCTGATTTCGACCCTGCAATCAAAACGCTCGAGGATGAGTAACGACCATGAAAAATAAAGCATTTACGCTCATAGAACTTCTAGTAGTCATCGCGATTATTGCGATTCTGGCGGCAATCCTCTTTCCGGTTTTCGCACAGGCGAAAGCGGCGGCAAAGAAGGCTTCCGACCTTAGCAACGTCAAACAAACCACGCTCGCGGCGATCATTTACCTTTCCGACAACGACGACGTATTCGTCGCGAACGGCGAGGGAATGGTGCCGGGAAACGCGGGTAACTGGTCCACCATGGAACCGTGGACGGGCCAGACCAACTTCTACGGCAACACGTATGGCGCGGGTGCGGGCGGCGATCCCCCCAACCAGGCTCCGCTTGGATTTATGGACCCGTTGGTGGTTCAGAACTGGGGACGAGAGACGTATCCGTACATCAAGAGCATGGATATGCTCGTGAGTCCGTCGGCGCCGAACGACGCCGATCCGAAATGGGCTCCGGTGCCGAACAACGCCAAGGCGGGCCGCACCAGCTACATGATGAACGGCTGTGTGAGCCGTTTGTCTTCGACGGCGGTTAGCAAGCCCGCGGACATCGTGCTGTTCCAATCTCGTGCGACGACGGTTAAAGAAGCCATCGTCTCGCCGCGTCGAAGCTACTTTACGGATGGAGCGAAGCACGCGAATGACGCAGACATCTCTTGGGGCGGCTTCAATTTTGCGAAAGGCGGCAACTACGGATTCACCGATGGCCACGCGAAGTTCCTGAAGCGAAAGGCGCTGCGATTCAAGCAACTCGGCTTCTTCGAGTGGGTGTATATGGACAGCCGCGGAACGTGGGTGAACCCGGACACGAACCCGACGATGGACGCTGATCCTGAACTTGGCCTGAATTACTGGGGATCATGGGGGCAATGCGACGCGTCGCAAGTGCCTTAGCCATCGGTCTCGTCGCCCTGCTTGCCTTCGGGGCGGCGGGGTGCTCGACCGAGGAGAATCCGATCACGCCTCAGAAGATGCAGGAGATTCGGAAGAAGGAGTCGCAGGAACGGGCGAATTTTCATCCGGACATGAATGCTCCGAAGCCTGGAGGGTAGGGAGTTAGCGGGGAAAGCTTTGATAGGGTTTTCCCATCCACCCCGTCTCCGATTCTCGGAGCCACCCCTCCAAGCTTTGGAGGGGAGCGCTCTTTCGTGGTTGTTGGAACAGCCATTCGTCAGAAGATAGTTGGAATTGGGAGGCCGGGTTGCCGGGTCTCCCAATTCCTATTTAGAAATCGAGGATAGTAAGAGAGTGCTATGTCTGCTTTTGATGGCGGTGACCATGTCTAGCCAGGAAACCTACACGAACCCGGTCTATAACGCGAACTTTCCCGACCCGTTTGTGGTGCAGGACGGCGGGACATTCTACGTTTACGGGACTCAGCGCAATGGGCAGGGATTTCAGGTCATGTCGTCGAAGAACTTGGTGGACTGGACGGTGCTTGATCCAGTCGGAAAGCCGTCTTGGTCGCACAGTCAGATGTGGGCGCCGGAGGTTTACAAGCATGACGGCAAGTGGTATTTCTTCTTTTCGGCGCTGAACCCGACGACGAACAAGCGGGATTTGGCGGTGTCGATTGGCGATGGTCCGCTCGGTCCGTTCCACGATCTGGCGGTTCTCGTTCCGGGCGTGTCGGAGAACTCGGGGCCGTCGCAGGACGGGGCGATCGACGCGACACTGTACTTTGAGGACGGCAAGACGTACCTGCTGTATATTCGGGAGGCAGCGCCGCGAGCGCTGAAGATCGTCGAGCTCGCGCCGGATTTTTCGAAGACAGTGGGTGAGGCGAAGGACCTTTTGCACGCCGATCGGAAGATCGAGCAGGGGATTTTGGACGCGCCGACGCTGATCAAGCGGGACGGGACGTATTGGCTGTTCTTCTCGGGCGGGTGGTTTCAGTCGTGGAAGAAGGATGCCAACTACCGGGTTTGGTACGCGACGTCGTCGTCCTTGATGGGGCCCTATAAGAAAGCGGCGAAGCCGCTGATCGAGGGGAAGAAGGATTTGGTTTACAGCCCCGGGCATCAGACGATTTTCGAGCTGCCGTCGGGCGAGTGGTGGATCGCCTATCATGGATGGGATGCGGAAGGGGACCCGATGTACGGGCATAACAAGCATGGCCGGACGTTGCGGATCGATCGGTTGACGTGGACGGCGAAGGGACCGCACGTGGATGGTCCGTCGGTGACACCGCGGGTTCGTCCGACGGTTGGGGATTAAGCTTCAGGGAGTGGCTTATTCCCAGACCTCCTCCCCACCGCTTCATTTCATTCAGCGACTCCACATGAATCCTGCCTTTGTGGCAGGCTCCATTGTGGACCCTCCCCAGGGAGTAGCGTGGTTAGTCAGAGATCGAAGGCGATTCGGCGCAATTTAGTCTCGACATATGGAGATTTACAATAGAACGAGTGGGAATTGACTCAGATCGAGCCTAATAGCCACGCTGCCCACCTGAGGGGGGCCGGTAAGCGTAGCGAACCGGAGGGGGGAGGCGGAACACCAATCTATGATCAGAGGTTCTGAGGTTTAAGAGTCCCCGAAAGGGAATCCTTATTGACCTGCCCGACAATTACACAGGCGAGACGCCTGTGCTCCCAAAGAATTAGG
The sequence above is a segment of the Armatimonadota bacterium genome. Coding sequences within it:
- a CDS encoding PH domain-containing protein, whose product is MESPTPRQTTNGPQPIHPAIRKVWLFSNLISYAIIAVITSAVEWGLIKGDILPWSFPIAMPLFWLGIGVLSASLVKRQWEVWRYEITDQEVILRHGIWNQIQRFVPRDRVQHVDITSGPIARKFGLVHVHLYVAGAHGSVGEIPGLTPDEAEELRKMLVETQADHV
- a CDS encoding pirin family protein; this encodes MSIRPVQKIVKAKPTLEGAGVHLRRAFGFENPSEFDPFLLLDDFRNDIPEDYLAGFPWHPHRGIETITYVLAGSVEHADSLGNNGVISPGDVQWMTAGQGIIHQEMPMGDQLGQMHGFQLWANLPSSLKMTAPRYQEIQSQEIASMIDDDGTHVRIICGEFWGKRGPVDGIAADPIYLDVSVPPGKRKVLPMDTRRQAFAYVFAGSGHFSNASAPLAVPTEGTQWLETSAPPTEADNRTLILFSSGDEVEVQAGEVGIRFLLISGKPLQEPVAWYGPIVMNTQEELQQAFSELREGTFLNH
- a CDS encoding helix-turn-helix domain-containing protein; translated protein: MESSRHVYERRLNAVIDHIESHFDQALPLETLADLAHFSPFHFHRIFKEYTGETPSVFVRRLRLQKALTQMETPSRPTLTDIALDCGFAQSSDFTRAFREVYGYPPSQHRKGRAGEDSKIRQDILANRGYGSTGSKESGDHFVVRVEELPAIRFAYVRVIGGFQPDRLLSGLDRLLTWGRSKGIYPGARLATISPDNPEFVPVSRYRLDLCMEVPSGFAETDELSYATVASQRCAMLHCHGDIHKVHRGWTHLFAHWLPDSGYEPTDAPSMEIFRNSDDSQGWSILDLDCCVPVRPLRKES
- a CDS encoding asparaginase; the encoded protein is MPTRRQVLTSAAAIAAAPIVKGMPFVYQPSEIKPLVIASGNGNSDKNGGDETCVQRAFRMITGGSDVLDALIAGVNIVELDPTDTSVGYGGIPNADGVVQLDSCCMHGPRKWAGGVACIEGVKTPSKVAQMVASSTDHHLIVGKGATEFARNMGMTIEPDLNTERSRQIWLEWKRRLDPEHYLDPKKRGGESLRVALELVAEGMIDPEHLWGTINCNGINSKGEICGVTTTSGLAFKIPGRVGDSPILGAGLYVDGDVGAAGSTGRGEANLYGLCSYLIVEEMRRGAHPKDAGLTALKRVSQNTIEKRLLNDQGRPNFGLNFYVLDAKGRHAGVHMAGRSRFAVCDENGPRFEDSTPLYER
- a CDS encoding prepilin-type N-terminal cleavage/methylation domain-containing protein; translated protein: MKNKAFTLIELLVVIAIIAILAAILFPVFAQAKAAAKKASDLSNVKQTTLAAIIYLSDNDDVFVANGEGMVPGNAGNWSTMEPWTGQTNFYGNTYGAGAGGDPPNQAPLGFMDPLVVQNWGRETYPYIKSMDMLVSPSAPNDADPKWAPVPNNAKAGRTSYMMNGCVSRLSSTAVSKPADIVLFQSRATTVKEAIVSPRRSYFTDGAKHANDADISWGGFNFAKGGNYGFTDGHAKFLKRKALRFKQLGFFEWVYMDSRGTWVNPDTNPTMDADPELGLNYWGSWGQCDASQVP
- a CDS encoding family 43 glycosylhydrolase; the protein is MADVLTPNIETKSEISYTNPVFESYFADPFACHFGPFFYAVGTGGAITDDNRVFQLLRSENLVNWTSLGLALIKPEGFEDGCYWAPEITEINGTYYMVYSVGQGDKNHQIRVATAPSPEGPYRDQGQLTDPQIPFAIDPHIFLHTDGNHYLYYATDFLDGDRPGTSLVVDRMISPTQLAGQPVVVARATSDWQRYQSNRPIYGQTLDWHTLEGPSVVRHEGRIYVFYSGGNWQNETYGVDFVSADHPLGPYTNTTQDRPRVLRTIPGKIEGPGHNSIVLGPDNQTLVAVYHAWNPDRSARLMRIDPIQWTPDGPVIDGPSLSQRSIFRHG
- a CDS encoding metalloregulator ArsR/SmtB family transcription factor, which encodes MRNRIDSHYLHVNGGAGAEVFKALGSETRLEILSLLVSGDRNINEICLHLNLSQPTISKHMQILEQVGLVVSEYLPGTQGMQKRCRLRYDQMIVSFESSAEVEERVEEVSMPVGLYSVAEAMPQCGLANREKIIGFLDVPQAFLDPERATAEILWMAGGYVEYIFPNSLPAAVEILRMEFICEACSEAPNYNHDWPSDITLWVNDTEVGTWTSPGDFGAKRGALNPSWWIDHMTQYGALKIWSIDREGSSLDGNPVSGITLAQANVRPNQPVRIRVGVKRDAVHRGGFNLFGKGFGNYAQDLVLRLHYVMNPTEAADRPVLKRSFNPDFDPAIKTLEDE
- a CDS encoding TIGR03067 domain-containing protein yields the protein MKSILITLISLALAVSAQADLKKIQGTWKATAGQLGDFSLPKSLLDKMVLIIKDDTYDYDEGHGHDVGKLKEIKDSKPLAMDIIGTEGPNKGKTIPTIYKLEDKVLTICYGLDGKRPKSFEDKGKRILLMTFKLPE
- a CDS encoding family 43 glycosylhydrolase produces the protein MLCLLLMAVTMSSQETYTNPVYNANFPDPFVVQDGGTFYVYGTQRNGQGFQVMSSKNLVDWTVLDPVGKPSWSHSQMWAPEVYKHDGKWYFFFSALNPTTNKRDLAVSIGDGPLGPFHDLAVLVPGVSENSGPSQDGAIDATLYFEDGKTYLLYIREAAPRALKIVELAPDFSKTVGEAKDLLHADRKIEQGILDAPTLIKRDGTYWLFFSGGWFQSWKKDANYRVWYATSSSLMGPYKKAAKPLIEGKKDLVYSPGHQTIFELPSGEWWIAYHGWDAEGDPMYGHNKHGRTLRIDRLTWTAKGPHVDGPSVTPRVRPTVGD